In the Topomyia yanbarensis strain Yona2022 chromosome 3, ASM3024719v1, whole genome shotgun sequence genome, one interval contains:
- the LOC131690642 gene encoding uncharacterized protein LOC131690642 produces MQLTAASVFLLITVLQLTSAADDKVPPNCLGKTFNVDPFYCCKTPKLLDEAVVKQCMQLYPPPKDSQTDIKPDCISECMMNRTGIFNRKKSINDEKAMNTFTDKLDENSLWVSVVEDSVKDCLAQADARKSDFDKDMKELQKRFGSEKICSPAAGFIVECVHAAVYRNCPAKIFKSSDSECNAIKTHLSQCPFFTIFPNKPTKTN; encoded by the exons ATGCAACTAACTGCTGCCTCAGTTTTTCTCCTAATCACCGTTCTGCAACTCACCTCCGCTGCCGATGATAAAGTTCCACCCAACTGTTTGGGCAAAACTTTCAACGTGGACCCTTTCTACTGCTGCAAAACACCAAAACTACTGGACGAAGCGGTCGTAAAGCAGTGTATGCAGTTGTACCCTCCACCCAAGGATAGTCAGACCGACATCAAGCCGGAT tgcATATCGGAGTGCATGATGAACCGCACGGGAATTTTCAACCGGAAGAAGAGCATCAATGATGAGAAGGCAATGAACACGTTCACCGATAAACTGGACGAAAATTCGCTTTGGGTCAGCGTTGTCGAGGATTCCGTTAAGGATTGCCTTGCCCAAGCTGATGCTCGGAAGTCGGATTTCGACAAGGATATGAAAGAACTTCAGAAGCGATTTGGTAGTGAAAAGATATGCTCCCCGGCAGCCGGGTTTATCGTGGAGTGTGTCCATGCGGCTGTTTACAGG aactgtccggcaaaaatcttcaaaagcaGTGACAGCGAGTGTAATGCCATCAAGACACATCTAAGCCAGTGTCCATTCTTCACGATTTTCCCGAATAAACCTACGAAGACAAACTGA